CGCAGGTGCCGCTGGCGCGCCTCGCCGCCGGCGAACACCTCCCCGCACTTCGGGCACGCCTGCGCTCCGGCCGCTCCGCTCAGGTCAACGGGAGCGTGCCGCGCGGCCACGTGTTTACGCAGGCAGGCGTGACGCTTGAACTTTTTGGCGCACTGAGCGCACTCGTGCGGCTCCTCCCCTTCGGAACCGGACTCCGGCGGGCCGGGATGCGCTCGCCCATCCTCCGGGCGCACTCTCTGCTCCGCTTTGGGTTTGTGCCAGCGGCGATGCGACGCTAAGTTGGCAGGGCAGCTGAACACCTTGTCGCACTCAGGGCAGCGGTACTCCACCCGCACGATTCTGGAGCAGCGGTGCTGGGCCAGGCCGAGCGGGTCGGCGTAGGCTTCCCCGCACAGCTGACACACAAAGTCACCGACGGCCGGGGAGCGGCGCTCTGCTGCCGGAATGGCCCGGATCTTCAGCCCCAGAACGGGTGAGATGGTGACGTGGTCCTGCAGGTGCAGCTTCCGTATGTTTTTGGCTCTCTTGGCGCCTGATTTGATTTTACGCTCGGACTCGGTGGCCCTCTTGGGGGCGGCGGTATTGGAGCCCATGTCGAAGAGGTGTCCCAAAGCGGTGAGCGCAGCGGCGGCGGTGGGGAAGGCCTCGGCCGACACTGGCGAGCCCAAACCCAAAGTTGGCTGCCTTTCGGCTTCCCGTTCTCCACTGGTCGGCCGGGTCGGGCTGCGGAGCGCCCGGTACGCCCCCTCCGGGATGCCAAAGCGGATGCCTTTGGTCTCGCGCTCCGGCGCCGCCACTATCGGcaacggcggtggcggcggccagCGGCTGCGCATGGACGCGGGTGCGCCCTCTCGCCACGCATCTCCAAAAGGCTTCCAGTCCTCCACCTCTGCGTCGCACCGTGAGCGGTACGACACCATGTTGGGCCTCTTGCTCCTCTTGACCAGGAAGCCTCTCGGCATGTTGAGCAGCTTCAAGGCACTTTTGTGGGTGTGTGGGAAGGGGTAGGGTGGGACTCAAGGCGATGATCCGGTCACAGCGGGTTCTGCTGCTCCTCAACAACTATCCTCTTTTAAAGGCCGCATTgaatccctccctcctccctgtTGCTTCATCTGCGACCAATCAGAGGGGCGTTCCCTCCTCCCCCATTCTCCCTCATGGATTTGGATGAGGAGGGTGTGTGCGCAGGGGGGGGGTTGTTTATGAGGGGCAGATTGCAAAGCAGATGTACCTGAGGgctttcatgtgtgtgtgttgaagtgacacacacagacacatacacAGCCGCCCCCTCGACCCACGACGCCACGTGACCTCTGACCCTTTATGTACTTAGTTTATGACACCAGTGaagtgaagcaaaaaaaaaaaaaaaaacgccatctTCATTCAAGATCGCTAAATGCTTTTCATAataaaacacaacaacaaagcTCAACACATTTGTGATGCTAATGTGACAACTTTGatttgtagaactgaaagtgagTCACCTGCGATGATGTCACAAGTCATCGGGGCAGGGGAACATGGGCAGCAGGTTGCGATTGAACGCCAAATATTTGGCCACGTTCATCCTCAGCGCCGCTTTGCTGCCGGGGTCCTTCATCAGGTCTCGAGGGGAAGCATCCTCGCCGTCAACCTGCGGGAAGTCAGTGCGGTCGGCGCATGTTGACAAGGTTCACTCTCGAGCTCGACCAACCTTAGCGTAGTCTTGAAGAAGCTCCTCCTCAAAGTAGTTGAAACGGTCGTGAAAGATGGCTAAACACCAACTCTGCCTAAAGAAGCTGAAAAAAGTTCATTCAATCACTATCAGAAGTCTGAGGCAATAaatctgtgtatgtgtgtgacctGCTTCTGATATTTCGACActaacgaccccccccccccccgtaccTAGGAGCCCACCAGACATGGCCCCCCCCTATTGTCCCCCACCTCCTAATCTGTTTATGCAGCCCCTAAACTGTCTTTGTGGATTGGGCAGACGGGCAAAAACAAAAGCCCCCTCCAATCTACCCCCCACCACTCGTCACCCCCCCGGCTGTCCTCGCCAAAGACGAGGGCGGCGAGGCTGAATCGTAcagtcaagtgtgtgtgtgtgtgtgtgtacctgtagAGGTCGTCTATCTGCCGCAGGTGCAATCTGACCAGAAGCTGTCCAAGGAGTTGTTGGTGCTTTCCGTAGAGACACATGAGGTTGCTTACGGGGAGCGGCTTGAAGGACAAACAGATGATGGTCTTCACCACCTGGTTGCGGTCCAGATGCAAGCAGAAGTAGTTGCCGCTCTCCGGATGACCCGTCGCAATGCGTCGAGCCTGCCGGAAAAAGAGCTAATGGAGACCTCCGAGGAACAAGGTCAACCTGGTCAATGGGGTGGACGTACGAGTCCCGCGGAAGGTCCATGCGGGCCGGTGGCGGCCGGTTTGGTGACGTGAAGATAGTTTAGTCGTCCTGGTAGCTTGCCACCTGTGCACGTCAAACATAAAACGACTGAACTTGTGTGAACTCGGCTTCAAATTCCATCATTTTGCTTCCCGTATCCAATTTCACTATGCGTTGACGCCCACCTTGGATCTTGGGCTGCTTGTAAATGGGAACGAGGCGGTCCGCGGGGCTGGGTGTCGGGCAGGGGGCTTCCAGCGTGGGGTCAAAGTGCGTCAGCAACACGGCCGCCAACTCCTGACCCACCTCCTTGGAGTTGAAGTTGCCGTGCGACCACTCGTCGCTGTAGTACGAACGGGAGAACTTGGTGAGCGGGCCGGCGCCCCAGATGGCGGCGTCGTTGGTTCGGAAGGCGGAGTCGATGACCAGCCGGCCGTCGAACACCAGGAAAGAGCTGTTGATGCTGCTGAAGGCGTCGTAGTCCACACCTCGGTTGGACAGGTTGATGAACACCTGAAGGGAAGACAACACGAGAAAACTCCCCAAGCATGACATCAGAAGATGCCAAGTTGGGGCTTGATGTGATGCTGGACTTACGCCGCAGGCCAGGTGGAGAGGTTCCGAGTCGGTGCTGAAGGAAACGGACGTGAGAGGATCAGGATGGTCGCCATTGTTCATCTGCATCAGGAGGCAGTCGCGGTGGATCTGCACCTGAGCCTTCTTCATGGCCTCCATCACCGCATTCTCCACCCCCGCGTCGGAAAAGTAGAAACCGTTTGACTCTGAGGGAAGCTCATTGGGGA
This genomic stretch from Syngnathus scovelli strain Florida chromosome 20, RoL_Ssco_1.2, whole genome shotgun sequence harbors:
- the LOC125990434 gene encoding insulinoma-associated protein 1a-like, whose protein sequence is MPRGFLVKRSKRPNMVSYRSRCDAEVEDWKPFGDAWREGAPASMRSRWPPPPPLPIVAAPERETKGIRFGIPEGAYRALRSPTRPTSGEREAERQPTLGLGSPVSAEAFPTAAAALTALGHLFDMGSNTAAPKRATESERKIKSGAKRAKNIRKLHLQDHVTISPVLGLKIRAIPAAERRSPAVGDFVCQLCGEAYADPLGLAQHRCSRIVRVEYRCPECDKVFSCPANLASHRRWHKPKAEQRVRPEDGRAHPGPPESGSEGEEPHECAQCAKKFKRHACLRKHVAARHAPVDLSGAAGAQACPKCGEVFAGGEARQRHLRPPHDLCCKTCPDVLRSSPALTRHLTSTGDQFACPMIGRRPVQLQPQAH